A genomic segment from Natator depressus isolate rNatDep1 chromosome 19, rNatDep2.hap1, whole genome shotgun sequence encodes:
- the RBBP4 gene encoding histone-binding protein RBBP4 isoform X1: MARRARGAGAARSGQETIERRLAGTEGGEEPAGRTACTDAMADKEAAFDDAVEERVINEEYKIWKKNTPFLYDLVMTHALEWPSLTAQWLPDVTRPEGKDFSIHRLVLGTHTSDEQNHLVIASVQLPNDDAQFDASHYDSEKGEFGGFGSVSGKIEIEIKINHEGEVNRARYMPQNPCIIATKTPSSDVLVFDYTKHPSKPDPSGECNPDLRLRGHQKEGYGLSWNPNLSGHLLSASDDHTICLWDISAVPKEGKVVDAKTIFTGHTAVVEDVSWHLLHESLFGSVADDQKLMIWDTRSNNTSKPSHSVDAHTAEVNCLSFNPYSEFILATGSADKTVALWDLRNLKLKLHSFESHKDEIFQVQWSPHNETILASSGTDRRLNVWDLSKIGEEQSPEDAEDGPPELLFIHGGHTAKISDFSWNPNEPWVICSVSEDNIMQVWQMAENIYNDEDPEGSVDPEGQGS; the protein is encoded by the exons ATGGCGCGAAGGGCGCGCGGCGCTGGAGCCGCACGCAGCGGGCAGGAAACAATAGAGCGGCGGCTGGCGGGGACGGAGGGAGGCGAGGAGCCGGCTGGCCGCACCGCCTGCACCGACGCCATGGCGGACAAGGAGG caGCCTTTGATGATGCGGTGGAGGAGCGTGTGATCAATGAGGAATATAAAATTTGGAAAAAGAATACTCCTTTCTTGTATGATCTGGTAATGACCCATGCTCTGGAGTGGCCCAGCTTGACTGCTCAGTGGCTTCCTGATGTAACAAG ACCCGAAGGCAAAGATTTCAGTATTCACCGACTTGTCCTGGGGACCCACACTTCAGATGAACAAAACCATCTTGTGATAGCTAGTGTTCAGCTGCCCAATGATGATGCACAGTTTGATGCTTCACACTATGATAGTGAGAAAGGAG AGTTTGGAGGCTTTGGCTCTGTTAGTGGGAaaattgaaattgaaatcaaGATCAACCATGAAGGAGAAGTGAACAGAGCACGCTACATGCCCCAAAATCCATGCATCATTGCCACAAAAACTCCATCCAGCGATGTCCTGGTCTTTGACTACACCAAACACCCCTCTAAACCAG ACCCTTCTGGAGAATGTAACCCTGATCTGCGTCTTCGTGGACACCAAAAGGAAGGCTATGGACTATCATGGAATCCAAATCTGAGTGGGCATTTGCTTAGTGCTTCTGATGATCAC ACCATCTGCTTGTGGGATATTAGCGCTGTTCCAAAGGAAGGTAAAGTGGTGGATGCAAAGACCATCTTTACAGGGCATACAGCAGTAGTGGAAGATGTATCTTGGCACCTGCTCCACGAATCTCTTTTTGGATCTGTTGCTGATGATCAGAAGCTCATGAT TTGGGACACCCGGTCAAACAACACCTCCAAGCCCAGCCACTCTGTGGATGCTCACACAGCTGAAGTGAACTGCCTCTCTTTCAATCCCTATAGTGAGTTTATTCTGGCTACAGGATCAGCTGATAAG ACTGTTGCTTTATGGGATCTGAGAAACCTAAAACTGAAGCTGCACTCCTTTGAATCTCATAAAGATGAAATATTTCAG GTTCAGTGGTCTCCTCATAATGAGACTATTTTGGCTTCCAGTGGTACTGACCGCAGGCTAAATGTCTGGGACTTGAG TAAAATTGGAGAAGAGCAGTCCCCTGAAGATGCAGAGGATGGCCCACCGGAGCTGTTG TTTATTCATGGTGGTCACACTGCAAAGATATCTGATTTCTCCTGGAATCCCAATGAACCCTGGGTAATTTGTTCTGTATCAGAAGACAATATTATGCAAGTCTGGCAAATG GCTGAGAACATATATAATGATGAAGACCCTGAAGGAAGTGTGGATCCAGAAGGTCAAGGGTCCTAG
- the RBBP4 gene encoding histone-binding protein RBBP4 isoform X2 has product MARRARGAGAARSGQETIERRLAGTEGGEEPAGRTACTDAMADKEAFDDAVEERVINEEYKIWKKNTPFLYDLVMTHALEWPSLTAQWLPDVTRPEGKDFSIHRLVLGTHTSDEQNHLVIASVQLPNDDAQFDASHYDSEKGEFGGFGSVSGKIEIEIKINHEGEVNRARYMPQNPCIIATKTPSSDVLVFDYTKHPSKPDPSGECNPDLRLRGHQKEGYGLSWNPNLSGHLLSASDDHTICLWDISAVPKEGKVVDAKTIFTGHTAVVEDVSWHLLHESLFGSVADDQKLMIWDTRSNNTSKPSHSVDAHTAEVNCLSFNPYSEFILATGSADKTVALWDLRNLKLKLHSFESHKDEIFQVQWSPHNETILASSGTDRRLNVWDLSKIGEEQSPEDAEDGPPELLFIHGGHTAKISDFSWNPNEPWVICSVSEDNIMQVWQMAENIYNDEDPEGSVDPEGQGS; this is encoded by the exons ATGGCGCGAAGGGCGCGCGGCGCTGGAGCCGCACGCAGCGGGCAGGAAACAATAGAGCGGCGGCTGGCGGGGACGGAGGGAGGCGAGGAGCCGGCTGGCCGCACCGCCTGCACCGACGCCATGGCGGACAAGGAGG CCTTTGATGATGCGGTGGAGGAGCGTGTGATCAATGAGGAATATAAAATTTGGAAAAAGAATACTCCTTTCTTGTATGATCTGGTAATGACCCATGCTCTGGAGTGGCCCAGCTTGACTGCTCAGTGGCTTCCTGATGTAACAAG ACCCGAAGGCAAAGATTTCAGTATTCACCGACTTGTCCTGGGGACCCACACTTCAGATGAACAAAACCATCTTGTGATAGCTAGTGTTCAGCTGCCCAATGATGATGCACAGTTTGATGCTTCACACTATGATAGTGAGAAAGGAG AGTTTGGAGGCTTTGGCTCTGTTAGTGGGAaaattgaaattgaaatcaaGATCAACCATGAAGGAGAAGTGAACAGAGCACGCTACATGCCCCAAAATCCATGCATCATTGCCACAAAAACTCCATCCAGCGATGTCCTGGTCTTTGACTACACCAAACACCCCTCTAAACCAG ACCCTTCTGGAGAATGTAACCCTGATCTGCGTCTTCGTGGACACCAAAAGGAAGGCTATGGACTATCATGGAATCCAAATCTGAGTGGGCATTTGCTTAGTGCTTCTGATGATCAC ACCATCTGCTTGTGGGATATTAGCGCTGTTCCAAAGGAAGGTAAAGTGGTGGATGCAAAGACCATCTTTACAGGGCATACAGCAGTAGTGGAAGATGTATCTTGGCACCTGCTCCACGAATCTCTTTTTGGATCTGTTGCTGATGATCAGAAGCTCATGAT TTGGGACACCCGGTCAAACAACACCTCCAAGCCCAGCCACTCTGTGGATGCTCACACAGCTGAAGTGAACTGCCTCTCTTTCAATCCCTATAGTGAGTTTATTCTGGCTACAGGATCAGCTGATAAG ACTGTTGCTTTATGGGATCTGAGAAACCTAAAACTGAAGCTGCACTCCTTTGAATCTCATAAAGATGAAATATTTCAG GTTCAGTGGTCTCCTCATAATGAGACTATTTTGGCTTCCAGTGGTACTGACCGCAGGCTAAATGTCTGGGACTTGAG TAAAATTGGAGAAGAGCAGTCCCCTGAAGATGCAGAGGATGGCCCACCGGAGCTGTTG TTTATTCATGGTGGTCACACTGCAAAGATATCTGATTTCTCCTGGAATCCCAATGAACCCTGGGTAATTTGTTCTGTATCAGAAGACAATATTATGCAAGTCTGGCAAATG GCTGAGAACATATATAATGATGAAGACCCTGAAGGAAGTGTGGATCCAGAAGGTCAAGGGTCCTAG
- the SYNC gene encoding syncoilin isoform X1, whose protein sequence is MCGTSPQDDKEGMLCARDLMADSEAPLELHVDDSGTSLELEGDVTDAPLEPEVAHAPLELHMDVTNASLELNNTDAPLEQHVDGADAPLDLDVAESQTLSIEELGEHFQECIEAVEQLEKERDSLIQELTLLREPALQEIRQAHEEILAAYRLQAKVELERDNLRNEIRQVKHKLFKVTRECVACQYQLETRRHDMAQYAVYRAELETRVSQLSEEISQLRETCEKQKEQFRQRLEMPQYRGDSHYLQESRRLSMEFESFVAESRQGLEKHYEPQLVCLLERREASAKALQQTQGEIQGLKETLRPLQGEASRLRLQNRSLEEQIMLVKQKRDEEVLQYREQVEEMEERLRELKNEVQLQQRKNQELEELRTSLHQELSIYKGCLEIYGHLCNSEEKEDQD, encoded by the exons ATGTGTGGTACTTCACCACAGGACGATAAGGAAGGGATGTTATGTGCCAG GGACCTGATGGCAGATTCAGAAGCCCCTTTGGAGCTGCATGTGGATGATTCAGGTACATCCTTAGAGCTCGAGGGAGATGTTACAGATGCCCCGTTGGAGCCTGAAGTTGCACATGCCCCCTTGGAGCTACATATGGATGTCACAAACGCCTCGCTGGAGCTGAACAACACAGATGCACCCTTGGAGCAGCATGTGGATGGCGCAGACGCTCCCTTGGACTTAGATGTTGCAGAGTCCCAGACTCTCAGCATTGAGGAGCTAGGAGAGCATTTCCAGGAATGCATTGAAGCAGTGGAGcagctggagaaggagagagatagCCTCATCCAGGAACTCACGCTGCTCCGGGAACCTGCCCTTCAAGAAATCAGACAAGCTCACGAGGAGATACTGGCAGCCTACAGACTGCAGGCCAAGGTGGAGCTGGAGCGGGACAATCTGAGGAACGAGATCCGACAAGTCAAGCACAAACTATTCAAGGTGACCAGAGAGTGCGTGGCTTGCCAGTACCAGCTGGAAACCAGACGGCATGACATGGCCCAATATGCAGTCTATCGGGCTGAACTGGAAACCAGGGTCAGCCAGCTTTCAGAAGAAATATCGCAGCTGAGAGAGACTTGTGAAAAACAGAAGGAACAGTTCAGGCAGCGCCTGGAAATGCCCCAATACCGGGGGGACAGCCATTACTTGCAGGAGAGCCGAAGGCTTTCCATGGAGTTCGAGAGCTTTGTGGCAGAGAGTCGCCAGGGCCTGGAGAAACACTATGAGCCACAGCTTGTGTGCCTTTTAGAAAGGAGAGAAGCCAGTGCTAAGGCTTTGCAACAAACACAGGGAGAGATTCAGGGGCTGAAGGAGACACTGCGACCACTGCAGGGAGAGGCCAGCAGGCTGCGGCTGCAGAACAGAAGTCTGGAAGAACAGATCATGCTCGTTAAGCAAAAACGGGACGAAGAAGTTCTCCAGTACAGG GAACAGGTGGAAGAGATGGAAGAGAGGCTAAGGGAGCTGAAAAATGAGGTCCAACTTCAGCAACGTAAGAACCAAGAATTAGAAGAGCTGAGGACCAGCCTGCACCAGGAGCTATCTATTTACAa GGGCTGCTTAGAAATCTATGGTCACCTTTGCAactcagaagaaaaagaagaccAGGACTGA
- the SYNC gene encoding syncoilin isoform X2, with the protein MADSEAPLELHVDDSGTSLELEGDVTDAPLEPEVAHAPLELHMDVTNASLELNNTDAPLEQHVDGADAPLDLDVAESQTLSIEELGEHFQECIEAVEQLEKERDSLIQELTLLREPALQEIRQAHEEILAAYRLQAKVELERDNLRNEIRQVKHKLFKVTRECVACQYQLETRRHDMAQYAVYRAELETRVSQLSEEISQLRETCEKQKEQFRQRLEMPQYRGDSHYLQESRRLSMEFESFVAESRQGLEKHYEPQLVCLLERREASAKALQQTQGEIQGLKETLRPLQGEASRLRLQNRSLEEQIMLVKQKRDEEVLQYREQVEEMEERLRELKNEVQLQQRKNQELEELRTSLHQELSIYKGCLEIYGHLCNSEEKEDQD; encoded by the exons ATGGCAGATTCAGAAGCCCCTTTGGAGCTGCATGTGGATGATTCAGGTACATCCTTAGAGCTCGAGGGAGATGTTACAGATGCCCCGTTGGAGCCTGAAGTTGCACATGCCCCCTTGGAGCTACATATGGATGTCACAAACGCCTCGCTGGAGCTGAACAACACAGATGCACCCTTGGAGCAGCATGTGGATGGCGCAGACGCTCCCTTGGACTTAGATGTTGCAGAGTCCCAGACTCTCAGCATTGAGGAGCTAGGAGAGCATTTCCAGGAATGCATTGAAGCAGTGGAGcagctggagaaggagagagatagCCTCATCCAGGAACTCACGCTGCTCCGGGAACCTGCCCTTCAAGAAATCAGACAAGCTCACGAGGAGATACTGGCAGCCTACAGACTGCAGGCCAAGGTGGAGCTGGAGCGGGACAATCTGAGGAACGAGATCCGACAAGTCAAGCACAAACTATTCAAGGTGACCAGAGAGTGCGTGGCTTGCCAGTACCAGCTGGAAACCAGACGGCATGACATGGCCCAATATGCAGTCTATCGGGCTGAACTGGAAACCAGGGTCAGCCAGCTTTCAGAAGAAATATCGCAGCTGAGAGAGACTTGTGAAAAACAGAAGGAACAGTTCAGGCAGCGCCTGGAAATGCCCCAATACCGGGGGGACAGCCATTACTTGCAGGAGAGCCGAAGGCTTTCCATGGAGTTCGAGAGCTTTGTGGCAGAGAGTCGCCAGGGCCTGGAGAAACACTATGAGCCACAGCTTGTGTGCCTTTTAGAAAGGAGAGAAGCCAGTGCTAAGGCTTTGCAACAAACACAGGGAGAGATTCAGGGGCTGAAGGAGACACTGCGACCACTGCAGGGAGAGGCCAGCAGGCTGCGGCTGCAGAACAGAAGTCTGGAAGAACAGATCATGCTCGTTAAGCAAAAACGGGACGAAGAAGTTCTCCAGTACAGG GAACAGGTGGAAGAGATGGAAGAGAGGCTAAGGGAGCTGAAAAATGAGGTCCAACTTCAGCAACGTAAGAACCAAGAATTAGAAGAGCTGAGGACCAGCCTGCACCAGGAGCTATCTATTTACAa GGGCTGCTTAGAAATCTATGGTCACCTTTGCAactcagaagaaaaagaagaccAGGACTGA